A single region of the Paraburkholderia megapolitana genome encodes:
- the rnhA gene encoding ribonuclease HI: MTSELIEIFTDGACKGNPGPGGWGALLRYGAQEKELFGGEADTTNNRMELMAVIAALEALKRPCKAVVHTDSKYVQKGISEWIHGWKKNNWITSAKTPVKNADLWKRLDKAVQQHEIEWRWVKGHAGHVENERADALANRGVASLAEL; the protein is encoded by the coding sequence ATGACCTCCGAACTCATCGAAATCTTCACCGACGGCGCCTGCAAGGGCAACCCGGGCCCTGGCGGCTGGGGCGCACTGCTGCGTTACGGCGCGCAGGAAAAGGAACTGTTCGGCGGCGAAGCCGACACGACCAACAACCGCATGGAACTGATGGCTGTGATCGCTGCGCTCGAAGCGTTGAAGCGCCCCTGCAAGGCCGTCGTGCACACCGACTCGAAATACGTGCAGAAAGGCATCAGCGAGTGGATTCACGGCTGGAAAAAGAACAACTGGATCACGTCCGCAAAAACACCGGTGAAGAATGCCGACCTGTGGAAGCGGCTCGACAAGGCGGTCCAGCAGCATGAGATCGAATGGCGCTGGGTGAAGGGACATGCGGGGCATGTGGAGAACGAGCGTGCCGATGCGCTTGCGAACCGTGGTGTCGCGTCGCTCGCCGAGCTTTAA
- a CDS encoding glycosyltransferase family 2 protein — MTIPDISCVIPTYNDRTNLTRAVESVLAQHDVRVEVILVDDYSNAETREFITQLTARDNRIRNLFLPRNGGQSLARNIGAMLAQGRFLTFLDQDDEHAAGWYRDAVDHLLTNPDVGALSGHAAIVDIPQRFGIDESDIRVRGLSLVFINNIVFRRSIFLASGGFPTSATWRNATAGEDGVYRLALFRHWQFVRCERLALIHRAKEGGATVYFLDRNEVRDGQVVAKEYHEIEINGELAAAQEAFFAQAAEIAEEIQRCIKQQPEL, encoded by the coding sequence ATGACCATTCCAGACATCAGCTGTGTGATTCCAACCTATAACGATCGCACCAACCTGACGCGGGCCGTCGAATCCGTCCTGGCGCAACACGATGTACGTGTTGAGGTGATCCTGGTCGACGACTACAGCAATGCCGAAACACGCGAGTTCATCACGCAACTGACAGCGCGTGACAATCGAATTCGCAACCTCTTTCTGCCTCGTAACGGCGGCCAGAGTCTGGCGAGAAATATTGGCGCCATGCTCGCGCAGGGAAGATTTCTTACTTTTCTCGATCAGGATGACGAACACGCTGCAGGATGGTACCGGGACGCGGTCGACCATCTCCTGACCAATCCCGACGTTGGCGCGCTTTCAGGGCACGCTGCGATAGTCGATATCCCACAACGCTTCGGCATCGACGAATCCGATATACGGGTGCGCGGACTGAGTCTGGTCTTTATCAACAACATCGTATTTCGACGAAGCATTTTCCTTGCATCAGGAGGATTCCCGACGTCGGCGACCTGGAGAAATGCTACTGCCGGGGAAGACGGAGTGTATCGACTCGCCCTGTTTCGCCACTGGCAATTCGTTCGTTGCGAACGGCTTGCTCTGATTCACCGGGCCAAAGAAGGCGGTGCCACCGTCTACTTTCTGGATCGCAACGAAGTGCGGGACGGTCAGGTAGTGGCGAAGGAATATCACGAGATTGAAATCAACGGCGAACTCGCGGCAGCACAGGAGGCTTTTTTTGCCCAGGCCGCTGAGATTGCAGAAGAGATCCAACGCTGCATCAAGCAGCAACCGGAGCTGTAG
- the gloB gene encoding hydroxyacylglutathione hydrolase, which translates to MNTLEYVPVPAFDDNYIWLVSDGVHAVAVDPGEAAPVRAYLAQRGWRLSAILLTHHHRDHVGGVADLLNDQDAAAPIPVFGPAGEAIEHLTQRLKQGDRVRIAAPALEFTVLDVPGHTSGHIAYFQATDPRGTPHVFCGDTLFACGCGRLFEGTPAQMLASLDALAALPGATEVHCAHEYTLSNIRFALACEPENRELQAWRDEATALRARHVPTLPTTIAHERAVNPFLRPDSPAIRATLNEQLHETVPDRLTAFTLMREWKNKFR; encoded by the coding sequence ATGAATACGCTTGAATACGTGCCGGTTCCGGCATTTGATGACAACTACATCTGGCTCGTGTCGGACGGCGTACACGCCGTAGCCGTCGATCCCGGCGAAGCCGCTCCGGTTCGCGCGTATCTGGCGCAAAGGGGCTGGCGGCTGAGCGCTATTTTACTCACGCACCATCATCGCGACCATGTCGGCGGCGTAGCCGATCTGCTGAACGACCAGGATGCGGCCGCGCCGATACCGGTTTTCGGTCCGGCAGGCGAGGCGATCGAGCATCTCACACAGCGGCTCAAGCAGGGCGACCGGGTGCGGATCGCAGCCCCCGCGCTTGAATTCACCGTGCTCGACGTGCCGGGTCACACGAGCGGCCACATCGCGTATTTCCAGGCCACCGATCCGCGCGGCACGCCGCACGTGTTTTGCGGCGATACGCTGTTTGCCTGCGGCTGCGGGCGTCTGTTCGAAGGCACGCCGGCGCAGATGCTCGCATCGCTCGATGCGCTCGCCGCCTTGCCTGGCGCCACCGAGGTTCACTGCGCACACGAATACACGCTGTCGAACATCCGTTTTGCGCTCGCCTGCGAGCCGGAGAACCGCGAACTGCAGGCCTGGCGCGATGAAGCGACCGCGCTGCGCGCGCGTCACGTACCGACGCTGCCTACCACCATCGCTCACGAGCGCGCGGTCAATCCGTTCCTGCGCCCGGACAGCCCGGCGATTCGCGCGACGCTCAACGAGCAGCTTCACGAAACGGTGCCGGATCGATTGACTGCCTTCACGCTGATGCGCGAATGGAAAAATAAGTTCCGCTAA
- a CDS encoding HD domain-containing protein, which produces MYPNNSALDPQLYPDSWIDAWRFAANVHQGQKVPGSDLPYVYHLGAVVMELLAAHAESPIDDINLAVVCGALHDTVEDHGIPTETLRQRFGAAVAAGVEALSKNRTLPKDKAMADSLERIRRQPAAVWCVKLADRIVNLAPPPSHWAAEKIAAYREEAGVILSTLGAAHAPLAARLNKKIALYPSGN; this is translated from the coding sequence ATGTACCCCAACAATTCTGCTTTGGACCCCCAGTTGTATCCGGACTCCTGGATCGACGCATGGAGATTCGCCGCTAACGTACACCAGGGTCAGAAAGTGCCTGGATCCGATCTGCCGTATGTTTACCACCTGGGTGCGGTAGTGATGGAGTTGCTGGCGGCGCACGCCGAGTCCCCAATTGACGACATCAATCTTGCCGTCGTATGCGGTGCCTTGCACGATACTGTAGAAGATCACGGCATACCAACGGAGACGTTGCGGCAGCGGTTCGGTGCAGCAGTTGCTGCCGGGGTCGAGGCCCTTAGCAAAAACCGCACACTTCCCAAGGATAAGGCGATGGCCGACAGCCTCGAACGCATTCGCCGGCAACCGGCGGCAGTGTGGTGCGTAAAGCTGGCCGACCGGATCGTGAATCTTGCACCGCCACCGTCTCACTGGGCTGCTGAGAAGATTGCCGCATATCGCGAAGAAGCCGGGGTGATATTAAGCACACTAGGTGCGGCTCACGCACCGCTCGCAGCGCGGCTCAACAAAAAGATCGCACTCTATCCGTCTGGCAACTAG
- a CDS encoding type VI secretion system Vgr family protein: MSFGSSNDAPGGSLPGIGNSLGGLAGSLASGVASHLGPLGGLVSQVNTLQRAAQLAHTGFSLLGKTPESIAGTINSAAGGPARLTQENRYVTLETPLGPDVLLVSAAVIDENVNALPAMHLDLLAHKHDLSGDALIGQRVKVRLSHQPPQSMLGRVVASSSSEDDFRYFDGYVMSFDRVGNPGKVTQYQMTVVPWFALLTRSTDCRIFQNLTARDILAQIFQEHGFSDFVFHLRITPKPIEYIVMYQESYYNFCARLMEQEGLIWTHRYEKDKHMLAIGDMNYLFQPIDGLKTLAYSTSDASKIEGCIDRLNEGRHFGVGKVTFQDFNHQNPSSPLMKVDAIPQNSQHALLDQTERYEHQSLYDHSDDGTRYARYAMEAEEAQAHRYTGSGYAWRLTTAGTTTVTGHPVEANNQEYVFLQVRHEAVNDYTQHAAELPYRNTFVCLPSKIPYRAERRTPKPLVQGTQSAIVVGPKGEQIHTNGSCVKLHFIWDRRGRMDGSDSMWIRISQPWAGDGWGAAAIPRIGQEVNVSFNQGDPDNPLIIGRVYNGEQGNPYHGAGGQTMGIKSQTHKGDGSNELRMSDVNGAQELYLHAQKDMNTVVKNNQTHTIESGNRTIKVLKGDVIKHVGTGNLTETIAKVRSSTATAINTKAIGGEAGPGEQSHQATDSIEHRVGAGVVTMLPDSIKLSLGPSSVLINASGIYIDGPVIHLNQNTLAPPAPLATTGLGADVDALAAKSPGLQKDLDTLQKAGFKISYGAPGSGSTTDRAKKTISLDGNLKNNTSMATQTLAHEAGHAMYPYTPDYSSKTAFVNGTLADEGAATMSNIRAQREILANGGPDIGIAGNSANAPAYNKAYDQFLQDGNAAAARQAIGSQYGQGETTSNTHQPYGEYYGSWYDKNFPPKN, encoded by the coding sequence ATGAGTTTCGGCTCCAGTAACGATGCACCGGGCGGCAGTCTGCCCGGTATCGGCAATTCACTTGGCGGGCTGGCAGGCTCGCTCGCCTCGGGTGTGGCCAGCCATCTGGGGCCGCTGGGAGGGTTGGTCAGCCAGGTCAACACCCTGCAGCGCGCAGCGCAGCTTGCGCACACGGGCTTCTCCCTGCTGGGCAAAACGCCCGAGTCGATCGCCGGCACGATCAACAGCGCGGCCGGCGGTCCTGCCCGGCTGACGCAGGAAAACCGCTATGTCACGCTCGAAACACCGCTTGGGCCTGACGTACTGCTGGTCAGCGCGGCGGTCATCGACGAAAACGTCAATGCCCTGCCGGCGATGCACCTGGACCTGCTGGCGCACAAGCACGACCTCTCAGGCGACGCCCTGATCGGCCAGCGGGTGAAGGTCAGGCTGAGCCACCAGCCGCCGCAATCGATGCTCGGACGGGTCGTCGCGTCGAGCTCGAGCGAGGACGATTTCCGGTACTTCGATGGTTACGTCATGTCGTTCGACCGGGTCGGCAATCCGGGCAAGGTCACGCAATACCAGATGACGGTTGTCCCGTGGTTCGCGCTACTCACGCGCTCGACCGATTGCCGGATCTTCCAGAATCTGACCGCGCGGGACATCCTCGCGCAGATTTTCCAGGAACATGGTTTTTCCGATTTCGTATTCCACCTGCGGATCACGCCCAAGCCGATCGAATACATCGTGATGTACCAGGAGTCGTACTACAACTTCTGCGCACGATTGATGGAGCAGGAAGGACTGATCTGGACGCACCGGTACGAGAAAGACAAGCACATGCTCGCGATCGGCGACATGAACTATCTGTTCCAGCCGATCGACGGGCTCAAGACGCTGGCGTATTCGACCAGCGACGCCAGCAAGATCGAAGGCTGCATCGACCGGCTCAATGAAGGACGTCACTTCGGCGTCGGCAAGGTTACGTTCCAGGACTTCAATCACCAGAACCCGTCGTCGCCGTTGATGAAGGTCGATGCAATACCGCAGAATTCCCAGCACGCCCTGCTGGATCAGACAGAACGTTACGAACATCAGTCGCTGTACGACCACAGCGACGACGGCACTCGCTATGCGCGCTACGCGATGGAGGCGGAAGAAGCGCAGGCGCACCGGTACACCGGCAGCGGCTACGCATGGCGGCTAACCACGGCCGGCACGACGACCGTGACCGGCCACCCCGTGGAAGCGAACAATCAGGAATACGTGTTCCTGCAGGTGCGGCACGAGGCGGTGAACGATTACACGCAGCACGCGGCGGAGCTTCCGTACCGTAACACCTTCGTTTGCCTGCCCAGCAAGATTCCATACCGGGCGGAACGGCGGACACCGAAACCGCTTGTACAGGGTACGCAGTCGGCGATCGTGGTCGGGCCGAAGGGCGAGCAGATCCATACCAACGGCAGTTGCGTGAAGTTGCATTTCATCTGGGACCGGCGCGGCAGGATGGACGGTTCGGACTCCATGTGGATACGGATCTCGCAGCCGTGGGCGGGCGACGGCTGGGGAGCGGCCGCGATCCCGCGGATCGGGCAGGAAGTCAACGTGTCGTTCAATCAGGGAGACCCTGACAATCCGCTCATTATTGGCCGCGTGTACAACGGCGAGCAGGGCAATCCGTACCACGGTGCGGGCGGCCAGACGATGGGGATCAAGAGCCAGACGCACAAGGGCGACGGCTCGAATGAACTGCGCATGAGCGACGTGAACGGTGCGCAGGAACTTTATCTCCATGCCCAGAAGGACATGAATACCGTCGTCAAGAACAATCAGACTCATACGATCGAATCCGGTAACCGGACGATCAAGGTCCTCAAAGGCGATGTGATCAAGCACGTCGGGACAGGCAATCTCACCGAGACCATTGCGAAGGTCCGTTCCTCGACAGCGACTGCGATCAACACGAAGGCGATAGGCGGTGAAGCAGGGCCGGGTGAACAGAGTCATCAGGCGACAGACAGCATCGAGCATCGGGTTGGCGCCGGGGTCGTGACGATGCTGCCGGACAGCATCAAGCTGTCGCTCGGTCCGTCGAGCGTGCTCATCAACGCGAGCGGAATTTATATCGACGGTCCGGTTATCCATCTCAACCAGAACACGCTTGCGCCCCCTGCCCCGCTTGCGACGACGGGACTGGGCGCCGATGTCGACGCGCTGGCTGCCAAGTCTCCGGGGCTGCAGAAGGATCTGGATACGCTCCAGAAGGCGGGTTTTAAAATCAGTTACGGAGCGCCGGGCAGCGGCTCAACGACCGATCGCGCCAAGAAGACCATCTCGCTCGACGGTAATTTGAAGAACAACACGTCGATGGCCACCCAGACCCTGGCGCACGAGGCCGGGCACGCCATGTACCCGTACACGCCGGACTATTCGTCGAAAACCGCCTTCGTCAACGGCACCCTCGCGGACGAAGGCGCGGCGACGATGAGCAATATCAGAGCCCAGCGAGAAATCCTCGCCAATGGCGGCCCGGACATCGGCATCGCGGGCAACAGCGCCAATGCTCCCGCCTACAACAAGGCCTACGATCAATTCCTGCAGGACGGTAACGCCGCCGCTGCCCGACAGGCGATCGGCTCGCAATACGGACAGGGTGAGACCACGTCGAACACCCACCAACCCTACGGGGAATACTACGGAAGCTGGTATGACAAGAACTTTCCGCCCAAGAATTAG
- a CDS encoding class I SAM-dependent methyltransferase produces MSDRPIIDWPAWTDSPPGRYVLEWEQAQLDRVVSDVFGYHALQLGLPQLDALRENRMSCRGLVLDAASGASAPYSFPPGGSAPLALPASPILHAPEGRSAVWCDLLDLPFEAQSVDLIVMPHTLEFTSDPHRLLREAERVLMPEGQLIILGFNSLSLWGARQSVGKMTGRPFVPAAVDLIAFTRLKDWIKLLGFDLERGRFGCYRPPLATDQWLSRYAFMEAAGDRWWPIFGAAYMVTAIKRVRGMHLVGPLKVKKPVLKAGLAPAATPHTRNPNS; encoded by the coding sequence ATGTCTGACCGACCGATTATAGACTGGCCCGCCTGGACCGATTCGCCACCCGGACGCTATGTGCTCGAGTGGGAACAGGCGCAGCTCGACCGCGTGGTCTCCGATGTGTTCGGCTACCACGCGCTGCAGCTTGGCCTGCCGCAACTCGATGCGCTGCGCGAAAACCGTATGTCGTGCCGCGGGCTCGTGCTCGACGCGGCCAGCGGTGCGAGCGCGCCGTATTCGTTTCCGCCGGGCGGCTCTGCGCCTCTTGCGTTGCCCGCCTCCCCCATACTGCACGCACCCGAGGGACGCAGCGCGGTGTGGTGCGACCTGCTCGACCTGCCGTTCGAAGCCCAGAGCGTCGATCTGATCGTGATGCCGCACACGCTGGAATTCACGAGCGATCCGCACCGGCTGCTGCGCGAAGCCGAGCGCGTACTGATGCCGGAAGGCCAGTTGATCATCCTCGGCTTCAACTCGTTGTCGCTGTGGGGTGCGCGGCAGTCGGTCGGCAAGATGACCGGCCGGCCGTTCGTACCGGCCGCGGTCGACCTGATTGCGTTCACGCGGCTGAAGGACTGGATCAAGCTGCTCGGCTTCGACCTTGAACGCGGACGCTTCGGCTGTTATCGTCCGCCGCTCGCCACCGATCAATGGCTGTCCCGCTATGCCTTCATGGAAGCGGCCGGCGACCGCTGGTGGCCGATCTTCGGCGCGGCCTACATGGTGACGGCGATCAAGCGCGTGCGCGGCATGCACCTCGTCGGCCCGCTGAAAGTGAAAAAGCCCGTCCTCAAGGCGGGCCTCGCGCCGGCCGCGACACCCCATACACGCAACCCGAACTCATGA
- a CDS encoding DcrB-related protein produces the protein MNDAAIELPAHFTDKTFHIFSVDRAGVGVFTFVVSRAPMEAGDTIDTFVKRLVSEMRKALPHFELKLQRTREVDGETAREIDYRWISDGAPLHQRQTVVMSPLAGDKPLAISFIGTCPKAFSPEWTEEYAKLVDSATLRRKDGPAFVSRPLDESTVGVVFVLHELNGTLYSLSGMTELFRHNIAEMFRDVSFYGATGAPLVMHPAPDAQKGWHAPDGREFLLWTADPRQHRSLSDRLSSVKVARGITGLSAVDDIRAYLSSVAETLPPSRGEST, from the coding sequence ATGAACGACGCGGCAATCGAATTGCCTGCGCATTTCACGGACAAGACGTTCCATATTTTTAGCGTCGACAGGGCCGGCGTCGGCGTCTTCACATTCGTCGTGTCGCGCGCACCGATGGAGGCAGGCGACACCATCGATACCTTCGTGAAGCGACTCGTATCCGAAATGCGTAAGGCCCTTCCGCACTTCGAACTGAAACTGCAGCGGACGCGCGAAGTCGATGGCGAAACCGCACGGGAGATCGACTATCGGTGGATCTCCGATGGTGCGCCGCTTCACCAGCGCCAGACCGTTGTCATGTCTCCGCTTGCGGGCGACAAACCGCTGGCTATCAGCTTCATTGGAACCTGTCCCAAAGCGTTCTCGCCCGAATGGACCGAGGAATATGCAAAGCTGGTCGATAGTGCGACGCTCAGGCGGAAAGACGGACCGGCCTTTGTTTCCAGACCGCTTGACGAGTCGACCGTAGGAGTCGTTTTCGTGCTGCACGAGTTGAACGGAACGCTCTACAGCCTGTCGGGCATGACAGAACTCTTCCGGCATAACATCGCGGAGATGTTTCGCGACGTATCGTTTTACGGTGCAACGGGTGCGCCTCTCGTGATGCATCCGGCCCCTGACGCTCAAAAGGGATGGCACGCGCCAGATGGCAGGGAATTCCTGCTCTGGACTGCCGATCCACGACAGCACCGCTCCCTGAGCGATCGCCTGAGCAGTGTGAAAGTAGCGAGAGGGATAACCGGTCTTTCAGCGGTCGACGACATACGCGCCTATCTGTCCAGCGTGGCCGAGACGCTGCCACCATCAAGGGGAGAGTCCACGTGA
- a CDS encoding type 1 glutamine amidotransferase domain-containing protein, producing the protein MKILMVMTSHDQLGNTGKKTGFWLEEFAAPYYTFLDAGANVTVSSPKGGQPPLDPKSDTPEGQTELTQRFKADPAAQGVLANTVKLSDMKAADYDAIFYPGGHGPMWDLAEDKDSAALIEAFYTSGKPVAAVCHGPCVFRHVTIDGESIVKGRRVTCFTNTEEEAVQLTKVVPFLVEDELKRLGGKFEKVADWQSFAITDGLLVTGQNPASSREGAQHLLALLT; encoded by the coding sequence ATGAAGATCCTGATGGTGATGACATCGCATGATCAGTTGGGAAACACCGGCAAGAAAACGGGGTTCTGGCTTGAAGAGTTCGCCGCCCCTTATTACACCTTTCTCGATGCGGGCGCGAACGTTACCGTGTCTTCACCAAAGGGCGGTCAGCCTCCGCTCGACCCGAAGAGCGACACGCCGGAAGGCCAGACGGAGTTGACGCAGCGTTTCAAGGCGGACCCTGCTGCACAGGGAGTTCTCGCTAACACGGTCAAGCTCTCTGACATGAAAGCCGCCGACTACGACGCGATTTTTTACCCCGGCGGTCATGGCCCGATGTGGGATCTGGCCGAGGACAAAGATTCGGCTGCGTTGATCGAAGCGTTCTACACGTCGGGCAAACCCGTTGCTGCGGTCTGTCACGGGCCGTGCGTTTTTCGTCACGTGACGATCGATGGTGAATCGATCGTCAAAGGGCGTCGTGTCACGTGCTTCACGAATACCGAAGAAGAGGCGGTGCAGTTGACCAAGGTTGTTCCATTTCTCGTGGAAGACGAACTGAAACGACTGGGCGGAAAATTCGAGAAGGTGGCCGACTGGCAAAGTTTTGCGATCACCGATGGTTTGCTGGTTACGGGGCAGAACCCGGCGTCTTCGAGAGAGGGTGCGCAGCATCTGCTCGCGCTTTTGACCTGA
- a CDS encoding PAAR domain-containing protein: MSELLAAARLGDPVAHTPSKGWMIAGLIAGAIVGAAIVAVTGGAALVVVAAIAAGAVAGGGLGEVLGTMSWAPRHVTGSLVRGSSNVFVNGKAAIRAHLSLGTCTDHSGPPQIVAQGSLTVYINGWPASRKEDKLTCSAIINAGSPNVLVGGATATTDDISPEVPEWVNLTMLAVGVAAAFVLAAPLAAFLGTVGGIGGGLLGSAIGGHFFGEGSDGQKWSMLAGGLIGGLAGGKSAGLFEEKPPVTLSDLYQKAPAAKVEIDNLAGQIADENGGRVVEAPIKSMARAQAKIDQDYEGDPTRIKDLVRNTIVVPDDQIPAVTSQLQDAGASTKVISAETDPMGYSGVNSTLKTSNGLTGEIQVNSPEMIYAKGPPEVAKSILGEDGFNDMQQKTGLPSGMGHDLYEQYRVLDDPNSPEAQSLAQQSRDYYNAIRAGAKN; encoded by the coding sequence GTGAGCGAGTTGCTCGCCGCGGCGAGACTGGGGGACCCGGTCGCGCATACGCCGTCAAAAGGATGGATGATCGCGGGCCTCATCGCGGGCGCAATCGTCGGTGCTGCGATCGTGGCGGTGACCGGTGGTGCCGCACTTGTCGTGGTCGCGGCGATTGCGGCCGGTGCCGTCGCCGGCGGCGGCCTGGGAGAAGTCCTCGGCACAATGTCGTGGGCTCCACGGCATGTGACCGGTAGCCTGGTACGAGGCTCGTCGAATGTATTTGTCAACGGCAAGGCAGCAATACGCGCGCACCTGAGCCTGGGCACATGCACCGATCATTCGGGACCGCCGCAGATCGTCGCGCAGGGTTCGTTGACGGTGTATATCAACGGGTGGCCGGCGAGCAGGAAGGAAGACAAGCTCACGTGCAGCGCGATCATCAACGCGGGCTCGCCGAATGTCCTGGTGGGCGGAGCAACGGCTACCACCGACGACATCAGCCCGGAGGTTCCTGAATGGGTCAACCTGACGATGCTGGCCGTCGGTGTTGCAGCCGCCTTTGTGCTTGCCGCTCCGCTTGCCGCATTTCTGGGAACCGTCGGCGGGATTGGTGGAGGGTTGCTGGGTTCCGCGATCGGCGGTCATTTCTTCGGCGAGGGGTCTGATGGCCAGAAGTGGTCGATGCTGGCTGGTGGTCTTATCGGTGGTCTTGCTGGGGGAAAGAGTGCGGGGTTGTTCGAAGAAAAACCACCCGTTACGCTCAGCGACCTCTACCAGAAGGCACCTGCAGCAAAGGTCGAAATCGATAATCTTGCAGGACAGATCGCCGATGAGAATGGCGGCAGGGTTGTCGAGGCACCCATCAAGTCCATGGCGCGCGCGCAAGCGAAGATCGATCAGGACTATGAAGGCGATCCCACCAGAATCAAGGACCTTGTCCGGAACACCATCGTGGTGCCCGACGACCAGATTCCCGCTGTCACTTCGCAATTGCAGGACGCAGGTGCATCGACAAAAGTTATCTCCGCGGAGACAGACCCGATGGGGTATAGCGGTGTCAATTCGACGCTTAAAACCAGCAACGGTCTGACTGGCGAGATACAGGTGAACTCCCCTGAAATGATCTATGCGAAGGGACCACCCGAAGTGGCGAAGAGCATTCTCGGTGAAGACGGATTTAACGATATGCAACAGAAGACTGGCCTACCTAGCGGCATGGGACACGATCTATACGAGCAATACCGCGTACTTGATGACCCGAACAGCCCCGAGGCCCAGTCACTGGCCCAGCAAAGCAGGGACTACTACAATGCAATCAGAGCGGGAGCAAAAAACTGA
- a CDS encoding SGNH/GDSL hydrolase family protein yields MFGLLSFRNACRREIHRRAVAVPIGALVLLTSLLSPQAHAQTGAPAMSCPAPSSAIATTTPTPRPTAWIEQQAAVQHDLAAHSYQVITLGDSIMQGWSETRLASATGMTVLNAGFGQDGTEHTLWRLRNFDWHAQAPRYVLLLIGTNDIGYPTCDIYWGIRTVVQTAHTVFPQARIVVTSILPRGTNLMGADDKIRAVNAALKEAAPSAGFALFDAHDAFECGHKTPCPLFIPDFNLHLTKDGYDLLTSQLKNFLAGAEQRPTQGNN; encoded by the coding sequence ATGTTCGGACTTCTGTCGTTTCGAAATGCATGCAGACGTGAAATCCACCGACGCGCCGTTGCCGTTCCCATTGGCGCGTTAGTGCTTCTTACGTCCCTGCTGTCACCTCAAGCGCACGCGCAGACCGGTGCACCGGCAATGTCCTGCCCCGCGCCATCGTCCGCCATCGCTACCACGACACCCACTCCTCGCCCCACCGCGTGGATCGAGCAACAAGCCGCCGTCCAGCACGATCTCGCAGCTCACTCATATCAAGTCATTACGCTCGGCGATTCGATCATGCAGGGTTGGAGCGAAACACGGCTCGCGTCCGCAACAGGGATGACCGTGCTTAATGCCGGCTTCGGTCAGGATGGAACGGAACACACCCTGTGGCGGCTACGGAATTTCGACTGGCACGCACAAGCGCCGCGCTATGTCCTGCTACTGATCGGCACCAACGACATCGGCTATCCAACCTGCGACATCTATTGGGGAATCAGGACCGTGGTTCAAACGGCCCACACGGTCTTTCCTCAAGCGCGCATCGTCGTCACCAGTATTCTGCCGCGGGGCACGAACCTGATGGGCGCGGACGACAAGATCCGCGCTGTGAACGCCGCACTGAAAGAGGCAGCACCCTCCGCCGGCTTCGCGCTTTTCGATGCACACGACGCATTCGAATGCGGACACAAGACCCCGTGCCCGCTGTTTATCCCCGACTTCAATCTGCATCTGACCAAAGATGGATACGACCTGCTGACTTCGCAGCTCAAGAACTTCCTCGCTGGCGCTGAACAACGACCTACGCAGGGGAACAACTGA
- the dnaQ gene encoding DNA polymerase III subunit epsilon, producing MRQIILDTETTGLNARTGDRIIEIGCVELVNRRLTGNNLHFYINPERDSDPGALAVHGLTTEFLSDKPKFAEIAAPLRDFISDAELIIHNAPFDIGFLDAEFALLGLPSFSKNCGEVIDTLVRAKAMFPGKRNSLDALCDRFGISNAHRTLHGALLDSELLAEVYLAMTRGQESLVIDMIGESAASGDAHAPGVALDALELPVIVASDEELAEHQALLDGLDKSIKGTSVWRLQAVDAPSGASADSSQPA from the coding sequence ATGCGTCAAATCATCCTCGACACCGAAACCACCGGCCTTAATGCCCGTACCGGCGACCGCATCATCGAAATCGGTTGCGTTGAACTGGTGAACCGCCGCCTCACTGGCAACAACCTGCACTTCTACATCAACCCCGAACGCGACAGCGATCCCGGCGCGCTCGCCGTGCACGGGTTGACCACCGAGTTCCTCAGCGACAAACCGAAGTTCGCGGAAATTGCCGCGCCGCTGCGCGATTTCATCTCCGACGCGGAGTTGATCATTCACAACGCGCCATTCGACATCGGCTTTCTCGATGCCGAGTTCGCGCTGCTCGGCCTACCGTCGTTCAGCAAGAACTGCGGCGAAGTGATCGATACGCTCGTGCGCGCGAAGGCGATGTTCCCCGGCAAGCGCAATTCGCTCGATGCGCTATGCGACCGCTTCGGCATCAGCAATGCGCACCGCACGCTGCACGGCGCGCTGCTCGACTCGGAACTGCTCGCCGAGGTTTATCTCGCGATGACGCGCGGCCAGGAAAGTCTGGTCATCGACATGATCGGCGAGAGCGCGGCCAGCGGCGATGCGCACGCGCCGGGCGTCGCGCTCGATGCGCTCGAGTTGCCGGTGATCGTCGCTAGCGACGAGGAACTGGCGGAGCATCAGGCGCTGCTCGATGGGCTCGACAAGTCGATCAAGGGGACCAGCGTGTGGCGGCTCCAGGCTGTCGATGCTCCCTCTGGTGCCTCTGCCGATTCTTCGCAGCCCGCCTAA